A single region of the Fimbriimonadaceae bacterium genome encodes:
- a CDS encoding mobile mystery protein A, translating to MNQGQRLLRRRQLDRQIQTLKGLLPSTPETGWVRTVREALGMSLAAFGRRLGIAQSTAHQIEQAEISGSITLNRLRAAADALGCDVSVVLIPRKPLAEAVEDRAFELARERIGRVGHTMALESQSVSDAVLQEMIGSMAREIVERGDARLWE from the coding sequence ATGAACCAAGGGCAGCGCCTATTGCGAAGACGCCAGCTTGACCGGCAGATCCAAACGCTGAAGGGTCTGCTGCCCTCCACGCCGGAGACGGGTTGGGTGCGCACGGTGCGTGAAGCCCTTGGGATGAGCCTTGCCGCCTTTGGGCGTCGCTTAGGGATCGCACAGTCGACCGCTCACCAGATCGAGCAAGCCGAAATCTCCGGCTCCATCACGCTCAATCGCCTGCGCGCCGCCGCCGATGCGCTGGGGTGCGATGTCAGCGTCGTCCTGATCCCGCGCAAACCGCTCGCCGAAGCGGTCGAAGACCGCGCTTTTGAACTGGCGAGAGAGCGCATCGGGCGCGTGGGGCACACGATGGCCCTGGAATCGCAGAGCGTTTCCGACGCGGTGCTGCAGGAGATGATCGGCAGTATGGCTCGCGAAATCGTGGAGCGGGGGGATGCGCGGCTGTGGGAATGA
- a CDS encoding replication-associated recombination protein A, with amino-acid sequence MNQNDLFAASKQANAAKNLPLAARMRPRTLDEYVGQEHLIGPGLPTRTAIEEGSLGSVILWAPPGCGKTTLAYLIARYADAEVEAKSAVTSGVADVRAIAKAAEERLKFNGRRTLVILDEIHHFNRTQQDSLLGYLEDGTFEMVGVTTESPFFVLAPALLSRARVLVMKPLESRHIEQLVRNALEDVERGLGGRRLTISDEALAHLVKCADGDARLALNALESASMQSVMAGEIALEMIEQVLQRPALRYDQQGDYHYDTISAFIKSVRGSDSDGALHYLARMLAAGEDPRFIMRRLLILASEDIGNADPQGLVVAAAGAQTVERIGMPEGQLTLAQVTTYLCEAPKSNAAYLAIGKAKEDVANKPLTPIPNHLRNAPVQGYKDLGYGKEYQYPHDHPGHWVDQPYMPEGDWSTPYYEPTEIGYERKMQERRAGRKSERKEEF; translated from the coding sequence ATGAACCAAAACGACCTCTTCGCCGCCAGCAAGCAAGCCAACGCCGCCAAGAACCTCCCCTTGGCTGCGCGGATGCGCCCGCGCACGCTGGACGAATACGTTGGGCAAGAACACCTCATCGGCCCCGGACTCCCCACCCGAACCGCCATCGAGGAGGGCTCCCTCGGCTCGGTCATCCTCTGGGCCCCGCCCGGATGCGGCAAAACCACGCTGGCCTACCTCATCGCCAGATACGCCGACGCCGAGGTGGAAGCCAAAAGCGCCGTCACCAGCGGCGTCGCCGACGTCCGCGCCATCGCCAAAGCCGCCGAAGAGCGCCTCAAGTTCAACGGTCGGCGGACGCTCGTCATCCTCGACGAGATCCACCACTTCAACCGAACCCAGCAGGACAGTCTGCTAGGCTACCTAGAGGATGGCACCTTCGAGATGGTGGGGGTCACCACCGAAAGCCCGTTCTTCGTGCTGGCTCCCGCGCTGCTTTCCCGCGCGCGAGTGCTCGTGATGAAGCCGCTGGAATCTCGACACATCGAACAGCTCGTTCGGAATGCGCTTGAGGATGTGGAGCGCGGGCTGGGCGGGCGAAGGCTGACGATCTCGGATGAGGCCTTGGCTCATCTGGTGAAGTGTGCCGACGGCGACGCCCGCCTCGCCCTCAACGCACTGGAATCCGCCTCCATGCAAAGCGTCATGGCGGGCGAGATCGCGCTGGAGATGATCGAGCAGGTGCTTCAGCGGCCTGCCCTCCGCTACGACCAGCAGGGCGACTATCACTACGACACCATCTCCGCGTTCATCAAGTCCGTGCGCGGGTCCGATTCGGATGGGGCTCTGCACTACCTAGCTCGGATGCTCGCGGCGGGGGAGGATCCCCGCTTTATCATGCGCCGACTCCTTATCCTTGCCAGCGAGGACATCGGAAACGCCGACCCGCAGGGTCTCGTGGTTGCCGCCGCCGGCGCACAGACGGTCGAGCGGATCGGGATGCCGGAAGGCCAGCTGACTCTGGCCCAGGTCACCACCTACCTTTGCGAGGCCCCCAAGAGCAACGCCGCCTATCTCGCCATCGGCAAAGCCAAGGAGGATGTGGCGAACAAGCCGCTCACCCCCATCCCCAACCACCTGCGCAACGCCCCTGTCCAGGGCTACAAAGACCTCGGCTACGGCAAGGAATACCAGTATCCGCACGACCACCCCGGGCATTGGGTGGATCAGCCGTACATGCCGGAAGGAGACTGGTCGACCCCCTACTACGAACCCACAGAAATCGGCTACGAGCGGAAGATGCAAGAGCGTCGGGCAGGCCGAAAAAGTGAACGCAAAGAGGAATTTTAA
- a CDS encoding mobile mystery protein B, giving the protein MNEGLPVGATPIDPAEAEGLIPKLAARAELNEFEAVNIAQTIAWAENSRRMMVRLLEPETLRLLHKRMFDRTWKWAGRYRTTQKNLGVEAYRIGEEIKNLTEDTQLWMQAETYPPTEIAARFHHRLVAIHAYPNGNGRHARLATDLLCMSRGWPMPDWGAASLDEPGEVRARYIDALRKADAHDLQPLCAFLYTLPKDV; this is encoded by the coding sequence ATGAATGAAGGCCTTCCCGTCGGTGCGACGCCGATCGATCCCGCGGAGGCAGAGGGGCTCATACCCAAGCTCGCTGCCCGTGCCGAACTGAACGAGTTCGAAGCCGTCAACATCGCGCAAACGATTGCCTGGGCCGAGAACAGCCGACGCATGATGGTCCGCCTGCTGGAGCCCGAGACGCTCAGACTGCTGCACAAGCGGATGTTCGACCGCACCTGGAAGTGGGCTGGGCGATACCGCACGACGCAGAAAAACCTTGGCGTCGAAGCCTATCGCATCGGCGAGGAGATCAAGAATCTGACGGAAGATACTCAGCTCTGGATGCAGGCCGAAACCTATCCCCCGACGGAAATCGCTGCCCGATTTCATCATCGCCTCGTGGCGATCCATGCCTACCCAAACGGCAACGGCAGACATGCGCGGCTGGCGACCGATCTGCTCTGCATGAGCCGTGGCTGGCCCATGCCGGATTGGGGCGCGGCAAGCCTCGATGAGCCTGGAGAAGTGCGGGCCCGCTACATCGACGCGCTTCGCAAGGCGGACGCGCATGACCTGCAACCCCTGTGCGCCTTTCTCTACACTTTGCCGAAAGACGTCTGA
- a CDS encoding DUF4240 domain-containing protein — protein sequence MIRKIMDINAFWNTIDQARGAAPGTAAPDKPSASEDALNSILSKLPITEVQDFGRHFNDQLIRLNRWSVWGAGYVIAGGMSDDSFHYFRSWLIGKGKSAVELALSDPDALGPYVTEEDEENGVDNEGLEYVAVGILEEAEVDDPRDNADTYADDDPQGEPFDEDTVAEQYPRLAQQFWD from the coding sequence ATGATTCGCAAAATTATGGATATCAATGCATTCTGGAACACCATTGACCAAGCACGTGGAGCCGCTCCTGGCACGGCCGCACCAGACAAACCCAGCGCAAGTGAAGATGCGCTGAATTCGATCCTCTCCAAGCTCCCCATCACAGAAGTACAAGACTTCGGCAGACACTTCAACGATCAACTCATCCGCCTGAATAGGTGGAGCGTTTGGGGTGCTGGTTATGTGATCGCTGGCGGCATGAGTGACGACAGTTTTCACTACTTCCGGTCATGGCTAATTGGCAAGGGCAAAAGCGCAGTTGAGCTTGCCCTTTCCGATCCCGATGCGCTCGGCCCGTATGTGACTGAGGAGGATGAGGAAAACGGAGTCGATAATGAAGGGCTGGAGTACGTCGCGGTCGGCATCTTAGAAGAAGCCGAAGTGGACGACCCAAGGGACAATGCAGACACTTATGCAGACGACGATCCTCAAGGGGAGCCGTTCGATGAGGACACCGTCGCGGAGCAGTATCCCAGGCTCGCCCAGCAGTTTTGGGATTAG
- a CDS encoding ribonuclease HII: MVLERTGALVVGVDEAGRGPLAGPVSVAAVALPDGFDITGIHDSKQLSESQRAAAFTRIREQALWAIELSEPDEIDRLNILHATMAAMCRSIERLGFEPELALIDGNKIPPGLGCAAEAVVKGDGKYACIAAASILAKVTRDRLMVEYASQYPQYGFDKHFGYPTPEHLAALREYGPCPIHRRSYAPVQEAALQPCLIFEA; the protein is encoded by the coding sequence ATGGTCTTAGAGCGGACGGGGGCACTAGTTGTGGGAGTGGATGAAGCAGGGCGCGGACCGCTTGCCGGACCAGTGTCCGTTGCCGCGGTGGCCCTGCCGGATGGGTTTGACATCACCGGCATTCACGACTCCAAGCAGCTTTCCGAATCCCAACGCGCCGCGGCCTTCACGCGCATCCGGGAGCAGGCGCTCTGGGCCATTGAGCTTTCCGAGCCCGATGAAATCGACCGTCTCAACATCCTTCACGCCACAATGGCGGCGATGTGTAGGTCTATCGAAAGGCTCGGCTTTGAACCGGAACTGGCCTTGATCGACGGCAACAAGATTCCGCCAGGGTTAGGGTGCGCCGCTGAAGCGGTGGTGAAGGGGGACGGGAAGTATGCTTGCATTGCCGCCGCCTCGATCCTCGCCAAGGTCACCCGCGACCGTTTGATGGTTGAGTACGCCAGCCAGTACCCCCAGTACGGTTTCGACAAGCATTTCGGCTACCCCACGCCCGAGCACCTCGCCGCGCTTCGCGAGTACGGCCCTTGCCCGATCCACCGACGGTCTTATGCGCCCGTCCAGGAGGCCGCCCTCCAGCCATGTCTAATCTTCGAAGCGTAG
- a CDS encoding Xaa-Pro dipeptidyl-peptidase, with translation MLPVKSLISRVGLAFVAATLPLAIAIAQEARAKPIFENGQAQVVPAFSNASDWIRERLWVETEFDSDKDGKKDRVHVDVTRQKQTETEGLKVPVIYESSPYFAGTASGRSILWDVKHELGVEPPARTAHPEVRFDPNRTMISNSLVRTWVPRGFAVVHSEAPGTGLSGGCPTVGGDAERLAPKAVIDWLNGRAKGFTSYDGTIEVKAAWCTGKVGMTGTSYNGTLPVAAATTGVDGLECIIPVAPNTSYYHYYRSNGLVRHPGGWLGEDIDSLYDFINSGDPARRETANRLYRDGEFVKGRDRVTGDYNAFWAGRDLLPYAKNIKCAVLMAHAFNDWNVIPEHSVRISEAVRGRVPLVQYFHQGGHGGDPPLELMNKWFTRFLYGVQNGVETGPKAYIVREREPGAPRGPNPPPTEYADYPHPDAKPVTFFLSAGGSKMGGLGTKKSPAAGKEDLTDDVQFDAATLAKAAESPNRLIYATPELTEAVHLSGTARITIRLASSAPAANLSVYLVQLPWTDGPIGTSNLITRGWADPQNHKSLTKGGNFDSMERGTPLKPGEFVTLTFDLQPDDQIIPAGKRIALMILSSDRDFTIWPKAGTKLTVDLDATRIVLPVVGGAGAFVKASGG, from the coding sequence ATGCTTCCGGTCAAATCGCTTATCTCCCGTGTTGGCCTCGCTTTTGTTGCCGCCACTTTGCCGCTTGCCATAGCAATAGCGCAGGAGGCGCGCGCCAAGCCCATCTTCGAAAATGGTCAGGCGCAGGTCGTGCCTGCATTCTCAAACGCCAGCGATTGGATTCGCGAGCGGCTTTGGGTGGAGACAGAGTTCGATTCGGACAAAGACGGCAAGAAGGATCGTGTGCACGTGGATGTGACGCGCCAAAAGCAGACCGAGACGGAAGGGCTGAAGGTGCCCGTAATCTACGAGTCGTCCCCCTACTTTGCGGGCACGGCAAGCGGACGCTCGATCCTCTGGGATGTGAAGCATGAGCTGGGCGTGGAGCCGCCCGCACGGACGGCTCACCCGGAGGTCCGGTTCGACCCGAACCGGACGATGATTTCAAATTCGCTGGTGCGGACGTGGGTTCCGCGCGGGTTTGCGGTGGTCCATTCCGAAGCCCCCGGAACGGGGCTTTCGGGCGGGTGTCCGACGGTGGGCGGCGATGCAGAGCGGCTTGCCCCGAAGGCGGTGATCGATTGGCTGAACGGTCGGGCGAAGGGGTTCACCAGCTACGACGGAACGATTGAGGTGAAGGCGGCTTGGTGTACAGGCAAGGTCGGCATGACGGGGACTTCCTACAACGGGACGCTCCCGGTAGCGGCGGCGACGACCGGCGTGGATGGGCTGGAGTGCATCATCCCGGTGGCTCCGAACACCTCCTACTACCACTACTACCGCTCGAACGGCCTGGTGCGGCATCCGGGCGGGTGGCTGGGCGAGGACATCGACTCGCTCTACGACTTCATCAACAGCGGCGATCCGGCGCGGCGAGAGACGGCGAATCGGCTGTATCGGGATGGGGAGTTCGTCAAGGGCCGCGACCGCGTCACGGGAGACTACAACGCTTTTTGGGCCGGGCGCGACCTGTTGCCGTATGCCAAAAACATCAAATGCGCCGTGCTGATGGCTCACGCCTTCAACGATTGGAACGTCATCCCCGAGCACAGTGTGCGCATCAGCGAGGCGGTGCGCGGGCGGGTGCCTTTGGTGCAGTATTTCCATCAGGGTGGGCACGGCGGCGACCCCCCTTTGGAGCTGATGAACAAGTGGTTCACGCGGTTCCTTTATGGGGTTCAGAACGGCGTGGAGACAGGGCCGAAGGCGTACATCGTGCGGGAGCGTGAACCCGGCGCTCCGCGCGGACCCAACCCGCCGCCGACCGAATATGCCGACTATCCCCACCCCGACGCCAAGCCGGTCACCTTCTTCCTATCGGCGGGCGGGTCGAAGATGGGCGGATTGGGTACGAAGAAGTCGCCGGCAGCCGGGAAAGAGGATCTGACCGACGACGTGCAGTTCGACGCAGCGACGCTTGCCAAGGCTGCCGAATCGCCCAACCGTCTGATCTACGCTACGCCCGAGCTGACCGAGGCGGTTCACCTTTCTGGCACAGCACGGATCACGATTCGGCTGGCTTCCAGCGCTCCGGCGGCAAACCTGTCGGTCTATCTGGTTCAGCTGCCCTGGACCGACGGGCCGATCGGGACGTCCAACCTGATCACGCGGGGCTGGGCCGACCCGCAGAACCACAAGTCGCTGACGAAGGGCGGCAACTTTGATTCGATGGAGCGGGGGACGCCCCTGAAGCCTGGGGAGTTTGTAACGCTGACGTTTGACCTGCAGCCGGACGATCAGATCATCCCGGCTGGAAAGCGGATTGCGCTGATGATCCTTTCCAGCGACCGGGATTTTACGATCTGGCCCAAGGCGGGGACGAAGCTGACGGTGGACCTGGACGCAACGCGGATTGTGTTGCCGGTGGTTGGCGGGGCAGGGGCGTTTGTTAAAGCCTCCGGTGGATAG
- a CDS encoding 6,7-dimethyl-8-ribityllumazine synthase, whose amino-acid sequence MEEVLVRMDAAGKRFAIVASRWNEFVVKELVEGALDELKRHGANDIEVIRVPGTWEIPPVVQVLYERPEPSRPHGIIALGCILQGATTHAQLLSADVSDALMRMQIEYKAPIAWGILTPESTEQAIDRAGMKMGNKGREAALAALELANVIDAVKGG is encoded by the coding sequence GTGGAAGAGGTTCTCGTTCGTATGGATGCTGCTGGAAAGCGCTTTGCCATTGTGGCGAGCCGTTGGAACGAGTTCGTCGTCAAGGAGCTTGTCGAAGGCGCTCTGGACGAGCTAAAACGCCACGGGGCCAACGACATCGAAGTCATCCGCGTTCCAGGCACTTGGGAGATTCCGCCTGTCGTTCAAGTCCTTTACGAACGGCCCGAGCCATCGCGCCCGCACGGCATCATTGCTCTAGGGTGCATTCTCCAAGGCGCAACCACCCACGCGCAGCTCCTCTCAGCCGATGTCAGCGACGCTCTCATGCGGATGCAAATAGAGTACAAGGCACCTATTGCCTGGGGAATTCTTACACCCGAATCCACGGAGCAGGCCATTGACCGTGCGGGTATGAAGATGGGAAACAAAGGCCGCGAAGCCGCGCTTGCCGCCCTTGAGCTAGCTAACGTAATCGACGCGGTGAAGGGCGGCTAA
- a CDS encoding potassium/proton antiporter, whose translation MSHGGPTAIALLLGAVFLVLCVFASKLSSRLGVPALVLFIGIGMLAGSEGPGGIPFSDFALTKELGMILLGFILFSGGLDTDWKHIRPVVWRGLSLSTIGVLATAGLIGAFANAFLGFTILEGLILGAIVSSTDAAAIFSVLRGRGLVLKHRIAPLLEVESGSNDPIAVLLAAGLTDLATNPESSPWTLALSVAQQMPMGILVGFVMGKGAVWLINHLRLEYDGLYPMITIAAAAATYGIAPYAGGNEFIAVYAAGVTLGSSVFVHKISLVQFHDGIAWLLQIAVFVALGLLAFPSQVLKVVGPGIALALFIMIFARPIAVNIALFRVKMTRRSKLFVACAGLRGAFPIILATLPALAGQPKGQTIFNLVFFVVVVSVLVQGAALRPLAKRLGVLAERPAGGDLQPAQHSELIEIVLDPQSPSVGKQVVELGLPATALIVLLKRGSSNYIPRGSTILMPGDRLLLATRREDHDELRLKIGGVQTLRDSEAVAGDPA comes from the coding sequence ATGTCGCACGGAGGCCCGACGGCTATCGCCCTTCTGCTGGGCGCGGTTTTCCTCGTTCTGTGCGTCTTTGCGAGCAAACTTTCGTCACGGCTGGGCGTTCCTGCGCTGGTTCTCTTCATCGGAATCGGGATGCTGGCGGGCAGCGAAGGCCCCGGCGGCATCCCTTTCAGCGACTTTGCCCTGACCAAAGAGCTGGGGATGATCCTGCTTGGGTTCATCCTCTTTTCGGGCGGGCTGGATACCGACTGGAAGCACATTCGCCCGGTAGTGTGGAGAGGACTCTCGCTCTCTACCATCGGCGTGCTGGCGACGGCGGGCCTGATCGGTGCGTTCGCCAACGCCTTTCTCGGCTTTACGATACTTGAGGGTCTGATTCTGGGCGCGATCGTCTCCAGCACCGACGCGGCTGCGATCTTCAGCGTTCTGCGCGGGCGCGGACTGGTATTGAAGCATCGCATCGCTCCGCTTCTTGAGGTCGAATCCGGCTCAAACGACCCGATCGCCGTGCTCTTGGCGGCTGGGCTGACCGACCTTGCCACGAACCCCGAAAGCTCGCCGTGGACGCTGGCGCTCAGCGTGGCCCAGCAGATGCCGATGGGGATTCTCGTCGGCTTTGTGATGGGCAAGGGCGCGGTGTGGCTGATCAACCACTTGCGCCTGGAATATGACGGGCTGTATCCGATGATTACGATTGCTGCCGCCGCCGCGACCTACGGCATCGCGCCGTATGCGGGCGGGAACGAGTTCATCGCGGTGTATGCGGCGGGCGTGACCTTGGGGAGCAGCGTCTTCGTCCACAAGATCAGCCTGGTTCAGTTTCACGACGGCATCGCGTGGCTGCTGCAGATCGCGGTCTTTGTCGCGCTTGGGCTGCTGGCGTTCCCTTCGCAGGTCTTGAAGGTGGTGGGCCCGGGCATTGCGCTGGCCTTGTTCATCATGATCTTTGCCCGCCCGATCGCGGTGAACATTGCGCTGTTCCGAGTGAAGATGACACGGCGGTCGAAGCTGTTTGTGGCCTGCGCGGGCCTGCGCGGGGCATTCCCGATCATCCTGGCGACGCTCCCTGCGCTTGCCGGACAGCCGAAGGGACAGACCATCTTCAACCTTGTGTTCTTCGTCGTGGTGGTTTCGGTGTTGGTGCAGGGCGCCGCGCTGCGGCCCTTGGCGAAGCGGCTGGGGGTTTTGGCAGAGCGTCCGGCGGGCGGCGATCTGCAGCCTGCGCAGCATTCCGAGCTGATCGAAATCGTTCTGGACCCGCAGTCGCCTTCGGTTGGGAAGCAGGTGGTGGAGCTGGGGCTGCCCGCGACCGCGCTGATCGTTCTGCTCAAGCGGGGAAGCTCGAACTACATTCCGCGCGGGAGCACGATTCTGATGCCGGGGGATCGTCTGCTGCTCGCTACGCGCCGGGAGGATCACGACGAGCTGAGGCTGAAGATCGGGGGTGTGCAGACTTTGCGGGACTCTGAGGCCGTCGCAGGCGACCCGGCTTAA
- a CDS encoding sulfite exporter TauE/SafE family protein: MQVLTHDFAFPQDWLTLLALAVIGAVASAINAVAGGGSLISFPFMVGIGVPSVEANATNAASQWPGSIGSAVAFWNLLPKTVHYLKLLAIPTILGGTLGGWLLVASSQALFKAIVPWLILLAALLLAFQPKIKAWSLKHQKEMGPVAGVILQFFVSLYGGYFGAGMGIMMLAAFALYIEGNIHELNAMKVWLGLAINFSATVVFLVQGKIWLISCVALALGGIAGGYYAAKYSQKVNSDKLRIAIAIYGFIMVVYFFLK; this comes from the coding sequence GTGCAGGTTCTCACCCACGACTTTGCCTTTCCCCAAGACTGGCTCACCCTGCTTGCTCTTGCCGTCATTGGAGCTGTAGCGTCGGCCATCAATGCGGTCGCCGGTGGTGGGTCGCTCATCTCCTTCCCGTTTATGGTGGGGATCGGTGTGCCGTCGGTCGAGGCTAACGCCACCAATGCTGCGTCGCAGTGGCCTGGTTCGATTGGAAGTGCAGTAGCGTTCTGGAACCTGCTGCCGAAGACAGTGCATTATCTCAAGCTCCTTGCCATTCCCACAATTCTTGGCGGAACCCTCGGAGGCTGGCTTCTTGTGGCGAGTTCACAAGCGCTCTTCAAAGCGATCGTGCCGTGGCTGATTCTGCTTGCCGCGCTCTTGCTGGCGTTTCAGCCAAAGATCAAGGCGTGGTCACTAAAGCATCAAAAGGAGATGGGACCGGTTGCCGGTGTGATCCTTCAGTTCTTCGTATCGCTCTATGGAGGCTACTTCGGCGCGGGAATGGGGATCATGATGCTCGCCGCTTTCGCGCTCTATATCGAGGGCAACATCCACGAGCTGAATGCGATGAAGGTTTGGCTGGGGCTGGCGATCAACTTTAGCGCGACGGTTGTCTTTCTCGTCCAGGGCAAGATTTGGCTGATAAGCTGTGTGGCTTTGGCTTTAGGAGGCATTGCCGGGGGCTATTACGCCGCAAAGTATTCGCAGAAGGTGAACTCAGACAAGCTCCGCATCGCCATTGCAATCTATGGGTTTATCATGGTTGTCTACTTCTTCTTAAAGTAG
- a CDS encoding YraN family protein → MSNLRSVGAEAEDQAAAYLVGLGWTVITRRHKTRRGELDIVALDPASESGETLVFVEVKQRSKGEHLPEESVDAKKRRHVIEAANLYLAEFGNEDRGVRFDVIAIDGDGLRHHRDVFNADGIL, encoded by the coding sequence ATGTCTAATCTTCGAAGCGTAGGCGCAGAGGCTGAGGATCAGGCGGCGGCTTACCTTGTTGGCCTCGGTTGGACTGTCATCACCCGCAGGCACAAAACCCGTCGGGGAGAGCTTGATATCGTTGCGCTGGACCCTGCATCAGAGTCGGGCGAAACGCTGGTCTTTGTCGAGGTGAAGCAGCGGAGCAAGGGTGAGCATCTGCCCGAAGAAAGCGTCGACGCGAAGAAACGGAGGCATGTGATCGAGGCGGCGAACCTGTATCTGGCGGAGTTTGGAAATGAGGATCGGGGCGTACGGTTTGATGTGATCGCGATCGACGGTGACGGGCTGAGGCATCATCGGGATGTCTTCAATGCGGACGGCATCCTCTGA
- a CDS encoding antibiotic biosynthesis monooxygenase, with the protein MTLKNLCLVGFGIAFGVCIGITVPKAQAQSQQGGGQGVLTVRDFPDLVSGLKATPGCMQVKTSSFNDGKQFAIYAWFKNKAAVDAWYNSPMHREAMKKFFPNMPGKAHSLTGFKDEKSPLLVVATVTPSDKPTVEGSPLAVSQIAIEIYTPVPGGVAVGGSFGPKEMEVPGLIRMQ; encoded by the coding sequence ATGACTCTAAAAAACTTGTGTCTTGTCGGCTTCGGCATAGCGTTTGGTGTCTGTATTGGGATCACGGTTCCCAAAGCACAGGCGCAGTCGCAACAGGGTGGTGGGCAGGGCGTTCTCACAGTGCGGGATTTTCCGGACCTCGTCAGCGGCCTCAAAGCAACTCCAGGTTGTATGCAGGTCAAGACAAGCTCATTCAACGACGGCAAGCAATTTGCGATCTATGCCTGGTTTAAGAATAAGGCGGCGGTCGACGCTTGGTACAACTCGCCGATGCATCGAGAAGCGATGAAAAAGTTCTTCCCGAACATGCCAGGTAAAGCGCATTCGCTCACCGGGTTTAAGGACGAGAAGTCGCCACTTCTGGTCGTCGCGACTGTCACGCCTTCGGATAAGCCGACCGTAGAGGGCTCACCCTTAGCAGTTTCGCAGATTGCGATCGAAATCTACACTCCGGTGCCCGGTGGCGTTGCCGTGGGTGGCAGTTTTGGTCCGAAGGAGATGGAGGTTCCTGGGCTGATTAGGATGCAGTGA
- a CDS encoding carbon-nitrogen hydrolase family protein — translation MSRVWAWHGRLAHAFHGRPARGSSTRKSGLHNLGRPALLSSGWRNTVLSVQKLLVIRDDDPPAQAKGWEGSGEGGLHNPKSTIREAPTEPDARQIVTPIMLSLIPALLIAASAPQDAAPPKPKTVKVAAIQCSSMMADPSANRKKLIALVEEAAKNGAKIVVLPEASITGYLSQDLKTNWRLDGWPMEPVYAKGLDPKTHAEQVPGPSTKAFGELAKRLGIYVTVPFVEVVPSTNQEIPKYYNTVCLASPKGEIVAHYRKLTPWPYPEKSWASPGDLGVQTYDTEYGRVGLAICFDIHTILEKLKPKQIWALLYPIAWVSDSHPADWFWHLLPARIKPYKHYVVGANWSVDSPQPWFGYGFSTIYGPEGEILATSHSLYGSEIVYGELKVATP, via the coding sequence ATGAGCAGGGTTTGGGCGTGGCATGGGCGTCTCGCCCATGCGTTCCACGGGCGTCCCGCCCGTGGAAGCTCCACCCGAAAGTCCGGGCTCCACAATCTTGGACGCCCCGCACTCCTCAGCTCAGGCTGGAGAAACACTGTCCTCAGTGTCCAAAAGCTCTTGGTCATCAGGGACGATGACCCTCCAGCCCAAGCCAAAGGATGGGAGGGGTCAGGGGAGGGAGGCCTCCACAATCCCAAATCCACAATAAGAGAAGCACCCACTGAACCCGACGCGCGTCAGATCGTTACCCCGATTATGCTCTCGCTCATCCCCGCTCTCCTAATCGCCGCTTCGGCCCCCCAAGACGCCGCACCGCCAAAGCCCAAGACCGTCAAGGTCGCCGCCATCCAGTGTTCCTCGATGATGGCAGACCCCAGCGCCAACCGCAAAAAGCTGATCGCATTGGTGGAAGAAGCCGCTAAGAACGGCGCGAAGATCGTCGTGCTGCCGGAAGCCAGCATCACGGGCTACCTTTCGCAGGACCTCAAGACAAACTGGCGGCTGGACGGCTGGCCCATGGAACCCGTATATGCCAAGGGCCTTGACCCCAAGACTCATGCCGAGCAGGTTCCTGGCCCGTCTACCAAAGCCTTCGGGGAGCTGGCGAAGAGGCTGGGCATCTACGTGACGGTTCCGTTTGTGGAGGTGGTGCCTTCGACCAATCAGGAGATTCCCAAGTATTACAACACGGTCTGTCTCGCGTCGCCGAAAGGGGAGATTGTGGCTCACTACCGCAAGCTCACGCCCTGGCCCTACCCCGAAAAGTCGTGGGCAAGCCCCGGCGACCTTGGCGTGCAAACCTACGACACCGAGTACGGTCGCGTTGGCCTAGCGATCTGCTTCGACATCCACACCATCCTGGAGAAGCTCAAGCCGAAGCAGATTTGGGCGCTGCTGTATCCCATCGCCTGGGTTTCGGACAGCCACCCCGCCGACTGGTTTTGGCACCTCCTGCCCGCGCGCATCAAGCCGTACAAGCACTATGTCGTCGGGGCCAACTGGAGCGTGGACAGCCCTCAGCCCTGGTTTGGGTATGGGTTCTCCACGATCTACGGTCCGGAAGGGGAGATCCTGGCGACGTCGCACAGCCTGTACGGGTCGGAGATTGTTTATGGAGAGTTGAAGGTTGCAACACCGTGA